The Mesorhizobium loti genome includes a region encoding these proteins:
- a CDS encoding alpha-E domain-containing protein has product MLLGRTANGLYWMNRYIERAENMARLVDAGLRMALTRTQSASEEWNSVLLSAGSDVTFSQKYSDYTAANVADFLLRDTSNPSSTMASIETARNNARMVRTALTRETWESINEAWMALKRMLARPIDERDLPSVLDAIKRETALIRGSFYGTMLRNEIFDFSQLGTYVERADNTARILDVKYYVLLPSISWVGSTLDNYQWESILRSVSAHRSYRWVYDADYKPTNIADYLILNVRMPRSLTFCYRFLSEHLKFLGDDYGERHACHATAEKTQTMLRAGSIKDIFDTGLHEFLANFIRDNTKLGEEIAQDYRFN; this is encoded by the coding sequence ATGCTTCTCGGCCGCACCGCCAACGGGCTCTACTGGATGAACCGCTACATCGAGCGGGCCGAGAATATGGCGCGGCTGGTCGATGCCGGCCTGCGCATGGCGCTGACTCGTACCCAGAGCGCCTCGGAAGAGTGGAATTCGGTGCTGCTCAGCGCTGGTTCCGACGTCACTTTCAGCCAGAAATATTCTGACTATACCGCCGCCAATGTCGCTGACTTCCTGTTGCGCGACACGTCGAACCCGTCGAGCACGATGGCGTCGATCGAGACGGCCCGCAACAACGCCCGCATGGTGCGCACGGCGCTGACGCGCGAGACCTGGGAAAGCATCAACGAGGCCTGGATGGCGCTGAAGCGGATGCTGGCCAGGCCGATCGACGAGCGCGACCTGCCCAGCGTGCTCGACGCCATCAAGCGCGAGACGGCGCTGATCCGCGGCTCATTCTACGGCACCATGCTGCGCAACGAGATTTTCGATTTCTCGCAGCTCGGTACCTATGTCGAGCGCGCCGACAACACGGCGCGCATCCTCGACGTGAAATACTACGTGCTCCTGCCCTCGATCTCCTGGGTCGGCTCGACACTCGACAATTACCAGTGGGAATCGATCCTGCGCTCTGTGTCGGCACATCGCTCCTATCGCTGGGTCTATGATGCCGACTACAAGCCGACCAACATCGCCGACTATCTGATCCTCAATGTCCGCATGCCGCGCTCGCTGACCTTCTGCTATCGCTTCCTGTCTGAGCATCTGAAGTTCCTCGGCGACGACTACGGCGAGCGCCATGCCTGCCACGCAACGGCCGAGAAGACGCAGACAATGCTGAGAGCCGGGTCGATCAAGGATATTTTCGATACCGGCCTGCATGAATTCCTGGCCAATTTCATCCGCGACAACACCAAGCTTGGCGAAGAAATCGCGCAAGATTACCGGTTCAATTGA
- a CDS encoding transglutaminase family protein, with the protein MRLKITHRTEYRYDAPVHYLLQRLRLLPVSGSTQTVLSWALTIEGAREEVRFVDHFGNDTRLLSVEGERDFITVEASGEVVTRDTAGVSGPHQGFTPLWLYSHETPLTTIGSGVRELAASIGKGTDIERLHRLMAVIGERVAYTPGTTNAATPAEEALALKTGVCQDHTHIFAAAARAMGFPARYVSGYLMLDATVEQAASHAWAEAHVSGLGWVAFDAANGISPDERYVKVATGRDYRDATPVSGIRLGLAEERLAVTVTVEQ; encoded by the coding sequence ATGCGACTGAAGATCACCCACCGGACCGAATACCGCTACGATGCGCCGGTGCACTATCTGTTGCAGCGGCTGCGGCTGCTTCCGGTCAGCGGATCGACGCAGACCGTTCTGTCCTGGGCGTTGACCATCGAAGGCGCGCGCGAAGAGGTTCGCTTTGTCGACCATTTCGGCAACGACACAAGGCTGCTGAGCGTCGAGGGCGAGCGCGACTTCATCACGGTGGAAGCATCGGGCGAAGTGGTGACGCGCGACACCGCGGGTGTCTCGGGACCACACCAGGGCTTTACGCCGCTCTGGCTGTACAGCCATGAAACACCATTGACGACGATTGGCAGCGGTGTTCGCGAACTTGCGGCATCGATCGGCAAGGGCACCGACATTGAAAGACTTCACCGGCTGATGGCTGTCATCGGCGAGCGCGTTGCCTACACGCCCGGCACCACCAATGCGGCGACGCCTGCGGAGGAAGCCTTGGCGCTCAAGACCGGTGTCTGCCAGGATCACACGCATATCTTTGCCGCCGCGGCGCGCGCCATGGGCTTTCCGGCCCGCTATGTCAGCGGCTACCTGATGCTGGATGCGACAGTCGAGCAGGCCGCAAGTCACGCCTGGGCCGAAGCGCATGTATCTGGTCTCGGCTGGGTTGCCTTCGATGCCGCCAATGGCATTTCGCCCGACGAGCGCTATGTAAAGGTGGCAACCGGCCGCGACTACCGCGACGCCACGCCGGTGTCGGGAATTCGGCTGGGACTGGCGGAAGAACGGCTTGCGGTCACCGTCACGGTGGAGCAGTAA